The DNA segment ttattgtttataaaatcgGGGAAAACATACTATATTCTTTTCAGGTGTTTTATCTTTCAGTATGCAGTCTTGCTGCGTGTTAACTTCATTGGTTTGGTCTTCAGTTATATCCTTGGTAGGCGATGCGATGTCTTCTAGTAGTTGTaaagtttctaaaattaaaaacttataagTTACTTTTACAGACAATAAAACTAGAAGTTTACTCTATAATTTACTAATTATCGTTggcatttataaatatgtttttccttTAAAGATTCCAGCAATTTTTGATACGGTTTGTGTTTGGtagggttttttttctaacagttttaacataaataagataaaagaaGTTATTGTGTATGTGTTAActtaagaagttttttttttaaattgttacgcGTAAAATGCGTGAggatgtatttttaaataagaattaaataaaGACAAGGGTTAAGTAAACGTAGATAAGAGTTAGGTTAGTTCAGTATTGGTAAGAACAATTTATACACTTTAGTAAAGTAAATCACAGAATCGCCGTCTAAACGCTTTACACTAGTTTCGTTCCCCTTTTTGCAAGAAGAACTTTTCAAAAGACTTGTATGCATATAAATAATTATGCTTTGCTACCTTTAAGTAGCTTCCAGTAATGATTTACTTTACAACTATTAAATGTAGTACCAACAAAAAGTTGCAAAGACGTGCACATCagatgaaaatttattttacgAAGACAACTAAAAGggaaatcaatacattttaagataatttagtttttaattttgttttatcccATCATTTGaagtttaaagtatttaagCAAGTAGATTTAATTGCAATAGTGGATTAAGTTGAATACCTTCTAATGATAGCTGTTCATCATACCCGTCAGTTGCCGTATCCACAATTTTTTCTTGATTATTATTTGCTGCACTACTTTCACACTCATTTTCTTCTTCACCGTCAACATCTAGATGGGCGtttcttaaaaacaatctttCTTCTTCAGTTAAATTTTGGTATGGTATctgaaatatacacaattttattataatactttataactattttcatttatgtaatGGATATATAATCATAGTTTATCATTCTATCATGACGGGAACTGTTAAAGTTTACTATCTTGCGTCCTagacatgcatgtaatatttgtcactgaacgttgagcaaccaacaatcaattgtTATCTAGCCATGGGTTTTATAGGAATAGTttccataaaataaataaattgcacctttaaaaattaaagtgtaagatataaaaaataatttgtgtgTCTTTAAGATATAGAAAAGTTTCAaactaaatacaaaataaaaagtgtattacattattacaatatataattactaaaacatgtaaattgtgtttaaatgtaaatacttttttataaaagttgttttaaagttttagtaaaaaaagaaaacattaacatAAGTTCCAGAATTATACAAACCTGTTCTTCCACCGGTGTTGCAAAATTTGGTCTTTTGAAGTACATTTGATAAGGAGTTAGCGGCTTTGTAACTGAGTTAACTCTGTTGTTGTAGGTATAATAAAAATGTGGAAGTTCTTCAACCCAATCTTTTACAGTGCTCATTTTTACACGAAAAAATGTGGTCATTGTCCGGTTAAATCTTTCAACTCTCCCTTGACTCTGTGGATGGTACGGCCTGCCATGTATTTGTTTTGACTTAAATTCCTCAACTACTCCTACTAGATCCTTATTGGTAAATTCTTTGCCATTATCTGATTGTAAAATACGCGGTGCACCATACaagtaaatatatttaagtACAACGTCAGCAATTTCCTTTGCTGTTTTGGTTTTTGTGGCACATCCGAACGCAAACCTAGAATAGCAGTCTAAAATGTTGCATACGTAATTAAATCCTTTGTAACAAGGCATTTTTTTCAAGTCGATCTGCCATCTACTGTTTGGATAAGTGGCAGGAATTGGCCTTCTAGTCCTTGTGGTTTTAGGTAGTTCAACAGCTGCATTACAGCTAGTGCaggtaatttcatttttaaataaaatttttataGTCTCTCTTCCTACAGGGAAAACAGCATGTCTTATTGTCTCATATATGGTATCATTTTTTCTGTGATCTGTTTCGTGATTTTTCTTGATAATCTGTATCAGCTCTGATTTGGTAACGCATCTTCTATGCCCAACATTTAGACTTTCACTTCTTCTATAAACCTGTTTGGTttctttgtcaaaaaaatacaactgaatatatttttttatcattcgtTCTGTTACACCTTTAACCATTTCAGAAATTTTCCTAGGTCCCCATTTTGGATTTTCTTCTTTCAATTCAGTCACTGTTTTAATTTCCGGTAGTTGTGTCCAAAATACTTCTGCATTAATGTCTTTCGATAACggttttgatctttttttagaGTCTAAACGAAACCCGACATCTTCAATTGTGTCCCCCATTTTAAAATTGCCGTCAACGTTATTGACGTCATTAAAGACACTTTAGCGCTAAAAGATGCGAGACGTTTTGGCGTTTTTAAAACAGTAGACACGTTTGGGCGAATAACaattatcggacacgtttgggggttatgaaatcggacacgtttgggcaACGTTTAATAATtacggacacgtttgggggatCGGACACGTTTGtgggaatcggacacgtttggggggaaggacacgtttgggagtgttacatatatatacattgtatattacaccatgacaagttataCATGTAGATCAAGTTAGAATTTTGTTCCAATACAGTGAATTTTTAATCGGTAGGGGACTATGTATTACCAGCAATACTCTCAGAAtccttgttttattttgttttatgttcaaCAGGTTGATCGTGTCTGGTCTGTTACAAAAGGAACATGAATTTTATGCTAATTTTATAGAAAGGTATGCCACAGTTAAAGATTTTTGTGGTCATGTAAGTATTATTTACATAGgctatttattattattattatgatttattATGCTTTGATCATCGAAATAAGATAAGATGTATATGTCTGTTTGAAACTCATTTAAGACCATTGAAAGGATGTCGGCAAGCTTCATAGAATAATTCCATACAGATCGTTTGAAAATGAAGCAGTTGTTTTGATGAGATTTTTAGCTTTCTATATTGTTTAGGTTTTGCACAAGGTTGAAGGAGGTACTTTAAACCTTTTATTCTGCATATTCACATCATTGAAAGATTTCGTGTGGCCCTCATATCACATTTCCATGTTATTCaacttacaaatttatttatgcGTCCAAGTTTTGACACCttgaaatagatataggaagatgtggtgtgagtgccaatgagacaactctccatcctaataacaattgtaaaataaaaagtaaaccattataggtcaatgtacggccttcaacacagagccttggctcacaccgaacaacaaggttataaagggccccaaaattactagtgtaaaaccattcaaaaccTGTTTATTGATAATACTGACCTCTAGATGCTTCCTCTTCTGTGGgctgttcatttttttatgccccTAGGGCATTATATTTTTGTGTCTGTGtgtctgatttttttgttcGTCAGACTTCCCTGCTATGCATTTACATTAATGAGTTTTAGATCATGATCAAAGACTGGttatttctgaaatattatTTGCATATGTCTACTGCTTATAATTATGAACAAGCTTGATTTAACATCAGTTAAAATAATATgtggattttatttattttgttttctaggAAGTTGAACCAATGGGAAAAGAGAGTGATCACATACACATAACAGCTCTAACACAAGCACTAGGGGTACCAGTACAAGTGTTATATATGGATCATAGTGAAGGAAGTAAATGTAACCTGCATGTCTTTCCAGAAGACTCTAAACCTTCTATTACTTTATTATACAGACCTGGACATTATGACGTGTTATATTcatgacaaaacaaaattcattttgcATAATACGATGTTTATTGTCTTCTTTTTGTTCAttactttttatcaaatgtataaaactttataaagattcaaatttcttatcatgtaaagttgtgttttttttcctgGAAGGCAAactgtttttgtaaaaacataatGTCAACATGAATGCCACGATGATGCCAAAGAATTTGTTCAAATTCTGcttatcaaaatttttattatttggctAAATTTCTGACCtggaatactgtaaattcagaaattatttgaaagttttttattattgcgaaaaatgcgacagaattttaaatgcattaattAAAACTCacattctaaatattttatatgaattaaacaggattttttcttaaaatcacaTGTaagtcttaaatgacaaaattgcaataataaatgcatgctaAAATTTCTGAATGTACAGTATGAATTTTGTGGTAATaccatttttatacgaccgcaaaatttgaaaaattttcgttgtatattgctatcacatTGGCGTCATCATCTGCGTCGTCGTCAatatacttttagttttcgcactctaactttagtaaaagggaatagaaatctatgaaaatttgatacaaggtttatgaccacaaaaggaaggttgggattgttttgggagttttgatcccaacattttaggaattaggggccaaaaaggatctaaataagcatattcttttttttcacacagtaactttagtttaagtaaatagaaatctatgaaattttgacacaaggtttataaccacaaaaggaaggttgggattgattttaggagttttggttctaacagtttagaaattaagggtcaaaaaggggtccaaataagcatttttcttggtttttaagtaaatagaaatcaattggagttatctttctttgtatagaatagtagttgaatcaacttttttgcacaataactttagtattagtgaatggaaatctatgaaatttaatcaGAAGGTGTATGACCACataaggaagattggtattgattttgggagttttggtccttacagtttaggaattaggggccaaaaaggggtccaaataagcatttttttttgttttcgtaccataactttagtataagtaaatagaaatctataaaatttaaacacaaggtttatgactataaaaggaaggttggtattgatttttggagttttggtcctaacagtttaggaataaggggcctgaagggtccaaattaaactttgtttgatttcatcaaaaattgaataattggggttctttgatatgccgaatctaactgtgtatgtagattcttaattttttgtctcgttttcaaatttgtctacattaaggtccaaagggtccaaaattaaactaagtttgattttgacaaaaattgaatccttggggttctttgatatgctgaatctgaaaatgaacttagatttttgattatgggcccagttttaaagttggtccaaatcaggatctaaaattattatattaagtattgtgcaatagcaagaatatttcaattgcacagtactcagcaataacaagaaatttccaattgcacagtattgtgcaatagcaagaaatcttcaattgcacagtattgttcaatagcaagtattttcaattgcacagtattgcgcaatagcaagaaatatctaattgcacaattttgtgcaatagcaagaatttcaattggagttatctttctttgtcaagaataggtagttgaatcaactaaaatcattgttttatacaatacacaatgtatattcacttttactaccaactgataaattaagacaatctttaccattcagtgataacaagcacatttttacattttaatattttatgatgtatttaaatgagtaattattgttgctaactccattagaaatttgaattgtgattatttttggaataaacgatagggggatgtgaaaaaaaaattgggggggggggggggattcaatttttttttcatttgaaatttcataaataaaatgaaatttcttcaaccatttttttgagaggattaatattcaacagcatagtgaattgctcaaggtgtaacaccactaattcaggcccggccagaaagcacataccagaaagtagtacatatttaacacaaaatagttcctacgcatgagtgtaactttcaaaatatgaagaatatttaggtatttttggtatcaaatgaaagctgaagaaCTGGTGATCATTgcagaacacttttggacttttaattttgaatattaaaaaaactgcaccaaattttaaaaagagggtacatttagtctgtttgtcagatctgaggtacctgttttggtacatccgaagttccgggaaccagttctttcttatatgcaatgtaaggtatgtttattttttcagtagaagacaccataaagtgttgctttgacatgcaatgattgccactttatttgaacttaaaatgaaagaggtgtgcctggttgaaatggaggaatttaacatagaaagtaatgggaccatgaattagtggtgtacttcctcaaaggcaaaacaaaatttattaccggtagttcattagaccacattcattctgtgtcagaaacctatgctgtgtcaactatttaatcacaatccaaatttagagctgtatccagcttgaatgttgtggcCATatttgccccaaccgttcagggttcaacctctgcggtcgtataaagctgccccctgcggagcatctggttatttgATGGAGAATGTCAGTTAAATAATTGTCACATATTCGAAGTGTTATTAAATTACCAAGGTTATATATCAGTGGATATTGAGAATAAACTCGAGACTAGTAGAATTTCATGTAGATTGTGTAACAATTTGCAGTCTTTCTAGTACAATTGTTCTTAGCGCTACACTACTTCCAGATGCAAGACAATATATTGGTTTTCACCTGGAAGTGTGTTAATAACCTAAAGAGCAGGAGGTTGGGGCGTTTGAAACATGGCAAGGTCAATATGATCCCAAAAAAGGCTTGAAATTAGTTTTTGCTGCTTCTGTGATAACAcacaaataaatgaatccacagtagtccATTTATATTTTACCCTTCTGGTGTGATCTAAATGGTATTTATGAGGGTAAATTAGACTTGAAAGCAAAATGAGTAAGATTAATTTCTGTATGtagtttagtacatgtatgacatGCAAAATCAGAATAAGAATACATGTAGTTAGACAACAAGTCAAATAGGGTTGTTCAATAGAATTGGATTTTCAAAGATACATGTTAACAGGGGTATTTTTGGACTTCCTTTAGTGAAGTTAGCACTAATATATAACCTTGCAAAATTAACTGAGTAAGAAATGTACTTTTTAACTCACCTGGACCGAAGTGCCAAGTCAGCTTTTCTCATCAATTGGCGTCCGTCTTCTGTCGTccttaacttttacaaaaatcttctctgaaacttccaggccaaattttaccaaacatagccacaatcatcattgggttaTCTAGTTTAAGAAATgtgtcaaccaaccaagatggctgccacaactaaaaaaagaacataggggtaaaatgcagtttttggcttataactcaaaaaccaaagcatttagagcaaatctgctACGGAGGTTAAATTGTTCAACAGGTCAAGaattatctgccctgaaattttcagatgaattggacaacctgttgttgggttgctgcccctgaattggtaattatatggaatttttactgttttggtTTATTAGGGCCCCGCCTAAGGCGGAttgccctatagtgatcagtctgtccgtccgtctgtaaCACTTTATAAGTGTCCGCTCTAtttcttgagaaccgttatgatttcaaagtttatacttgacatccattttaaccaacaccagatggtgtgtcatgatgtatgtacaacttcctaggtcaaaggtcaaggtcaaaaacttaacttttagttgacaaccctgtgccctttggtGAAGACcatgtccgctctatatcttgagaacccttatgatttcaaagtttatacttgacatccattttaaccaacaccagagggtgtgtcatgatgtatgtacaacttcctaggtcaaaggtcaaggtcaaaaactttagtttcagttgacaaccctgtgtcctttgGTGAAGACCATGTcggctctatatcttgagaacccttatgaattcaaagtttatacttgacatccattttaaccaacaccagagggtgtgtcatgatgtatgaacaacttcctaggtcaacgGTCAAGGTCAAAAGCTTaagtttcagttgacaacccctaaggcgggtcgccctatagtgattagtctgtccgtccgtccgtaacactttagtgtccgctctatatcttgagaaccgttatgatttcaaagtttatacttgacatccattttaaccaacaccagatggtgtgtcatgatgtatgttcaacttcctaggtcaaaggtcaaggtcaaaaacttaactttcagttgacaaccctgtgtcctttgGTGAAGACCATGTCTgatctatatcttgagaacccttatgatttcaaagtttatacttgacatccattttaaccaacaccagagggtgtgtcatgatgtatgtacaacttcctaggtcaaaggtcaaggtcaaaaactttagtttcagttgacaaccctgtgtcctttgGTGAAGACCATGTcggctctatatcttgagaacccttatgatttcaaagtttatacttgacattcattttaaccaacaccagagggtgtgtcatgatgtatgtacaacttcctaggtcaaaggtcaacgtcaaaaacttaagtttcagttgacaaccctgtgtcctttgGTGAAGACCATGTCCGCTCTATCTTGAGAAcccttatgatttcaaagtttatacttgacatccattttaaccaacacctgagggtgtgtcatgatgtatgtacaacttcctaggtcaaaggtcaaggtcaaaaactttagtttcagttgacaaccctgtgtcctttgGTGAAGACCATGTCGGCTCTATATCTTGGGAcccttatgatttcaaagtttatacttgacattcattttaaccaacaccagagggtgtgtcatgatgtatgtacaacttcctaggtcaaaggtcaaggtcaaaaacttaagtttcagttgacaaccctgtgtcctttgGTGAAGACCATGTCCGCTCTATCTTGAGAAcccttatgatttcaaagtttatacttgacatccattttaaccaacaccagagggtgtgtcatgatgtatgtacaatttTCTAGGTCAaaagtcaaggtcaaaaactttggtttcagttgacaacccctaAGGCGgatcgccctatagtgatccgTCCGTCCATCTGTACGTCCGTCCGTTACACTTtagtgtccgctctatatcttgagaaccgttatgatttcaaagtttatacttgacatccattttaaccaacaccaaaggttgtgtcatgatgtatgtaccacttcctaggtcaaaggtctgtctgtctgttggtctgtccattgctaacaaatttgatccacactattttgagaggacagctgttattatttcatactttaaacctgacaaacattttcaacttaacatatatattaaacaacactagagaatgtgtcataatgtatgcatcctaggtcaaaggtcagtccgtcggtctgtccatccgttcgttgttcttaacaaattgtgtccgctctacctctcgagaaccgtaaatatttcatactttatacttggtgggtcataacatattgaaggcataattctaaaaatatgtgacaaatatctattgggcagcacctttaaacatattattcaaatatcaatccatatatccagaagtcaccttagagtagtcaacaatgatttcacatcatgcagtcatatcactattatactatgaaagtaagttgagaatatttatcagttttaacttaaaatcttagattaaaatcacacgtgagactatgtaataacttcaaataat comes from the Mytilus trossulus isolate FHL-02 chromosome 3, PNRI_Mtr1.1.1.hap1, whole genome shotgun sequence genome and includes:
- the LOC134710841 gene encoding SCAN domain-containing protein 3-like, which translates into the protein MGDTIEDVGFRLDSKKRSKPLSKDINAEVFWTQLPEIKTVTELKEENPKWGPRKISEMVKGVTERMIKKYIQLYFFDKETKQVYRRSESLNVGHRRCVTKSELIQIIKKNHETDHRKNDTIYETIRHAVFPVGRETIKILFKNEITCTSCNAAVELPKTTRTRRPIPATYPNSRWQIDLKKMPCYKGFNYVCNILDCYSRFAFGCATKTKTAKEIADVVLKYIYLYGAPRILQSDNGKEFTNKDLVGVVEEFKSKQIHGRPYHPQSQGRVERFNRTMTTFFRVKMSTVKDWVEELPHFYYTYNNRVNSVTKPLTPYQMYFKRPNFATPVEEQIPYQNLTEEERLFLRNAHLDVDGEEENECESSAANNNQEKIVDTATDGYDEQLSLEETLQLLEDIASPTKDITEDQTNEVNTQQDCILKDKTPEKNIEINLTSENVQSCQVLLIEEKENEVIQNNTASPYYSEMYRKRFGRPPSLISSESPSKRIHLQEINGNQSTFFNTGITQYFDSEQMYPVELFSKNSLDDITSYIYYNEGDIVDYRTNPAMNKGTAVFTSGFWRRGLVIKIDKCPRRGTLYTVKDDITDFCFQINRHQIRIAQ